One Trichosurus vulpecula isolate mTriVul1 chromosome 7, mTriVul1.pri, whole genome shotgun sequence genomic region harbors:
- the LOC118855879 gene encoding 60S acidic ribosomal protein P0-like yields the protein MPREDRATWKSNYFLKFIQLLDDYPKCFIVGADNVGSKQMQQIRMSLRGKAVVLMGKNTMMRKAIRGHLENNPALEKLLPHIRGNVGFVFTKEDLTEIRDMLLANKVPAAARAGAIAPYDVTVPAQNTGLGPEKTSFFQALGITTKISRGTIEILSDVQLIKTGDKVGASEATLLNMLNISPFSFGLIIQQVFDNGSIYNPEVLDITEETLHLRFLEGVRNVASVCLQIGYPTVASVPHSIINGYKRVLAVAVETEYTFPLAEKVKAFLADPSAFAVAAPAAAAPAAAAAPAAAAPAKVEAKEESEESDEDMGFGLFD from the coding sequence ATGCCCAGGGAAGACAGGGCTACCTGGAAATCCAATTACTTCCTCAAGTTCATCCAACTTTTGGATGATTATCCAAAATGCTTCATTGTGGGAGCAGACAATGTGGGCTCCAAGCAGATGCAGCAGATCCGAATGTCCCTCCGTGGGAAGGCCGTGGTATTGATGGGAAAAAACACCATGATGCGCAAAGCCATTCGTGGGCATCTGGAGAACAACCCTGCCCTGGAGAAACTACTGCCTCATATTCGGGGGAATGTGGGCTTTGTGTTCACCAAGGAAGATCTGACCGAGATTAGGGATATGCTTCTGGCCAATAAGGTGCCAGCTGCTGCCCGTGCCGGTGCCATTGCCCCATATGATGTCACTGTGCCAGCCCAGAACACTGGCCTGGGTCCTGAGAAGACTTCCTTCTTCCAGGCTCTGGGTATCACCACCAAGATTTCCAGGGGCACCATTGAAATCTTGAGTGATGTGCAGCTGATTAAGACCGGGGACAAAGTGGGTGCCAGCGAGGCCACCTTGTTGAACATGCTGAACATCTCCCCATTCTCCTTTGGACTGATCATTCAGCAGGTGTTTGACAATGGCAGCATCTACAACCCTGAAGTGCTGGACATCACGGAGGAAACTTTGCACCTTCGGTTCTTAGAGGGTGTCCGTAACGTTGCCAGCGTCTGTCTGCAGATTGGCTACCCAACTGTTGCATCAGTACCCCACTCGATCATCAATGGGTACAAGCGGGTCTTGGCTGTAGCTGTGGAGACTGAGTACACCTTCCCACTTGCCGAAAAGGTGAAGGCCTTCCTGGCCGACCCTTCGGCATTTGCAGTGGCTGCCCCTGCGGCTGCCgccccagctgctgctgctgcgcctgctgctgctgctccagcCAAGGTGGAAGCCAAGGAAGAATCGGAGGAATCTGATGAAGATATGGGATTTGGTTTATTTGATTAG